The Pantoea sp. At-9b genome includes a window with the following:
- the rplW gene encoding 50S ribosomal protein L23 yields MIREERLLKVLRAPHVSEKASTAMEKTNTIVLKVAKDATKAEIVAAVEKLFEVEVKDVNTLVVKGKVKRHGQRIGRRSDWKKAYVTLKEGQNLDFVGGAE; encoded by the coding sequence ATGATCCGTGAAGAACGTCTGCTGAAAGTACTGCGCGCGCCGCACGTATCTGAAAAAGCATCTACCGCGATGGAAAAAACCAATACCATCGTTCTCAAAGTTGCTAAAGACGCGACCAAAGCAGAGATCGTTGCTGCTGTTGAGAAACTGTTCGAAGTAGAAGTTAAAGACGTAAACACCCTGGTTGTTAAGGGTAAAGTTAAGCGTCACGGACAGCGTATCGGTCGTCGTAGCGACTGGAAAAAAGCTTACGTCACCCTGAAAGAAGGCCAGAACCTGGACTTCGTCGGCGGCGCTGAGTAA
- the rplD gene encoding 50S ribosomal protein L4 has product MELVLKDAQSALTVSETTFGRDFNEALVHQVVVAYAAGARQGTRAQKTRAEVTGSGKKPWRQKGTGRARSGSIKSPIWRSGGVTFAARPQDHSQKVNKKMYRGALKSILSELVRQDRLIVVESFSVEAPKTKLLAQKLKDMALEDVLIITGELDENLFLAARNLYKVDVRDAAGIDPVSLIAFDKVVMTAEAVKQVEEMLA; this is encoded by the coding sequence ATGGAATTAGTATTGAAAGACGCGCAGAGCGCGCTGACTGTTTCCGAAACTACCTTCGGTCGTGATTTCAACGAAGCGCTGGTTCACCAGGTTGTTGTTGCCTACGCTGCTGGTGCTCGTCAGGGTACTCGTGCGCAGAAAACTCGTGCTGAAGTAACGGGTTCAGGCAAAAAGCCTTGGCGTCAGAAAGGCACCGGCCGTGCGCGTTCAGGTTCTATCAAGAGCCCGATCTGGCGTTCAGGTGGCGTGACCTTCGCTGCGCGTCCGCAGGACCACAGTCAAAAAGTTAACAAAAAGATGTACCGCGGCGCGCTGAAAAGCATCCTGTCCGAGCTGGTACGTCAGGACCGTCTGATCGTTGTCGAATCATTCTCTGTTGAAGCACCGAAAACCAAGCTGCTGGCACAGAAACTGAAAGACATGGCGCTGGAAGACGTGCTGATCATCACCGGCGAACTGGATGAGAATCTGTTCCTGGCTGCGCGTAACCTGTACAAGGTTGACGTGCGCGATGCAGCAGGTATCGACCCAGTTAGCCTGATCGCCTTCGACAAAGTCGTTATGACTGCTGAAGCAGTTAAGCAAGTTGAGGAGATGCTGGCATGA